Within Celeribacter marinus, the genomic segment GGATTTACCCGTTGCGTGGTGGCGGACATCTGGCTGACATCCCCCAAAAACGCGCGCGCAATGTCGAGGATATGAATGCCGAGATCTTCGATGATAAACCGCGCCCCTTCGGCCAGATAGGGTTGGCCGGAAAACACATCATAACCAGACCTGAAACTGAACCGTCCAAAGAACGGATCCCCGATCGCACCGGATTTCACGGCCTTTAGGGCCGCCTGAATAGGCGACTGCCAGCGAAAGTTTTCGTGCACCATGAGCGTCTTATTCGCGCTGTGGGCGGCGGCGACCATCGCGCGTGCATCGGGGAGGTTTTGTGCAAATGGCTTTTGACAAATGATGTGCACACCCGCATCAGTTGCCATTTTGACCAAGGGCAAATGGGACGGTGCAGTGGTCGCGATATCGACAAAATCGAAACCGCCCGCCGCAAACATGTCTGCGGCATCGGCATATGTCCTCTCAATGCCAAAATCACCCGCACTTTGCCCCAATCGCTCTGCGTTTTGGTCACACAGCGCAACGATGTCGACCCCGTCTATATCTCGCCATGCGTGAAGTTGATTTTGCGCGAAAAACCCGCAGCCGATCAATGCACCCTTCATGCCATCCCCCTATTGGTCTGTTGCCGCTCACGGCTGAGCGACGGGATGCACCTGAACCTTTGACGGGGCTTGATCCATCCCCACGATCATTTGAGCAGCGCCCAAAACAAATCTTATGGGGGGCGACTGCTCGTCATTGGCTTACACTAGACCAGATGACGAACTATTCCACAATGTGGAAAATGAGCACTTTATGCAGCTCCAGATAGCGTGTCTGTTAATGACTGAGCCATTCCTTTTATCCGAACACCCACCTCGTTGATCCGCTCACCGGACAGACGCGAGGACAAGGCCGAAACAGATATGGCACACACGGCATCCCCCGCCCGAGACAAAACAACACCCGCCACACAGCGCAAACCGGACGCGTGCTCCTCGTCATCAACCGCATACCCGACCTCGCGGATGTGGCGAATTTCGGTCATCAGCGTTTCGAGATTGCGGTGCGAGCGCGGCGTCATCGGATGAAACCCTGCCTGCAACGCAAACCGTTCAATTTGACCATCGCACCATGTCGCAAGAATGGCTTTTCCCATCCCTGAGCAAAAGGCCGGAACACGCCCGCCCGTTGGGGATATTGCACGTACAATCTCACGGCTTTCCACTTGAGAAATCGTAACAATTTGCTCACCATCCAGAATGCCGAGGTTCGCGGTTTCGCGGGTTTCATCGCGCAGTTTGCGCAGGTACGGCAACGCAGGTGTGACGAAATTGTATTTTTGCACATAGGCCGATCCGACCGAATACGCCGCGCGACCGACATGCCAAAGGGTGCGTTCGGGATCAAAGTAGGCGAAATTTTCATCCTCGAGCGTTGTCAAAAGCCGGTGCGCCGTGGACACCGCAAGCTCGGATTCCTTTGCAAGGTCGCTCACGCGCCGCCCCTCGTCAGACGCGGCCAACAGCTTGAGCAGCGTCATGGCGCGCTGAACAGATTGCACATTTCCGATTTTCTGCTTCATTCACATTTTCCGCATCGTGAAAATTATTTTCACACTGATTAACATCTTCCCCTGCCTCGGTCTACAAATTAAAAAAAATGGAGTTCGCTATGTCATATGTAAAAAGATCCGAAATCGATGTTTCTGCCGATCTGGCGGCGCTCATTGAAAACGAAATCCTGCTCGGAATTGATGCCGATCACTTTTGGGATGGATATGTTGCGCTTCTCAAGGATCTGGTGCCAGAAAATCGCGCCCTTCTGGCGAAACGTGATGAGCTGCAATCGCAGATCGATGCGTGGTATACCTCGCACAAAGGTCAGACCTTTGATGTTGAGGCCGCAAATTCGTACTTGCGTGAGATCGGCTATATTCAACCCGCACCGGCCCCCTTCGAGATCAACGTCGAGAACGTCGATCCGGAGATCGCAACTGTTGCGGGACCGCAGCTTGTTGTGCCTGTGATGAATGCGCGATTTGCGTTGAACGCGGCCAATGCGCGTTGGGGATCGCTCTATGATGCGCTCTATGGCACAGATGCGATTGAGGGCGCTCCATCAGGCAAAGGCTATGATGCGGCACGTGGCGCACAGGTCGTGGCATGGGCGCGCGCCCATCTGGATCAGGTTGCTCCATTGGCAAACGGATCGTGGGCGGATGTTCAGGCCGTAGAGGCTGGTGAAACTTTGTCGATCACCCTTGGTGATGGCGCAACCACACTGGCCAATGCGGATCACTATGCAGGCTACCGTGACAACGGCGATGTCATGTTGCGCGTCAACGGCCTTCTCATCGAGATCAAAATCAACCGCGACAGCGCAATTGGCGCAACGGACCCCGCGGGCATTTCCGATATCCGTTTGGAAAGTGCTCTTACGGCTATTCAGGACTGCGAAGATTCCGTGGCTGCGGTCGATGCCGAAGACAAATGTGTGGTCTACGCCAACTGGCTCGGCCTGATGAAAGGCACTCTGCAAGAGAGCTTCAATAAGGGCGGCAAGGTCATGACGCGTCGTTTGAACGACGATGTGACCTACACAGCCCCCGATGGCGCGGGCGTCACTCATCCTGGTCGCGCGTTGGTGCTGGTGCGCAACGTGGGTCACCTGATGACCAACAATGCAATTATGTGGAACGGCGAAGAAACCCCCGAAGGCATCATGGACGCGGTGATCACCGTGGCCTGTGCCATGCATGACCTGACCAAAACGGACGGCCTGCGCAACTCGCGTGCAGGGTCGGTCTATGTCGTAAAGCCGAAAATGCACGGACCCGAAGAGGTGGCCTTTGCCAACACGCTCTACGGTCGCGTCGAAGATATGCTTGGCCTGCCCCGCAACACGGTCAAACTGGGGATCATGGACGAAGAACGCCGGACCTCGGCCAACCTTGCGGCCTGTATCAATGCCGTTAAAACCCGCTGCGTGTTTATCAACACAGGCTTCCTTGATCGGACCGGCGATGAAATCCACACCATGATGCAGGCGGGTCCGGTCATTCCACGTGGCGAGATGGCACAAAGTGCATGGCTCGGCGCCTATGAAAACGGCAATGTCGACACCGGTCTGGCCGCAGGCTTCACCGGTCAGGCACAAATCGGCAAAGGCATGTGGGCGCGCCCCGATGATATGGCGGACATGCTACAGGCCAAGATCGGCCACCCGAAAGCCGGTGCAAATACCGCGTGGGTGCCCTCGCCTACGGCTGCCACGCTGCACGCCACACATTACCACCACGTGAATGTGACGGATGTTCAAAATGATCTGCGCGCGCGGCCCCATGCTTCGCTCGACGCCCTTTTGACACCGCCAGTGATGATCGGGCGCAATGTGTCCGACGAGGAAGTGACACGCGAATTGGAAAACGCCTGTCAATCTATTCTCGGATATGTGGTGCGTTGGGTTGATCAAGGTATCGGTTGCTCGAAAGTGCCCGATATCGACGATGTGGCCCTCATGGAAGACCGCGCCACGCTGCGGATTTCCGCACAATATCTCGCAAACTGGGTCGAGCACGGCATTTGCACAAAAGACCAAGTCGAGGCTGCGTTCCGCCGCATGGCCCCAAAGGTTGATGCGCAAAATGCGGGTGATGCGGCGTATAGTCCGATGGCTCCGGCATTCGATGGTGCGGCGTTCAACGCGGCCCGCGCATTGGTTATTGAGGGGATTGCACAACCCTCGGGCTACACCGAACCGCTTCTTTACAAAGCGCGTTTGAGTGTGAAGCAAGCCGCGAAATAAACCATGTTCAGGCCGGAGACATACACATGCAACTAATCAAACGACTGGATTTAAACGATGCGCGCCTCCTCTTGGAGGGGGCACGCGCCAAGGCAGACGAGATCAACGTGCCGATGTGCATCGCGATCACCGATGAGGGCGGCAATCTGATTGCATTCGAGCGTATGGACGGTGGCAAGGTGACCTCAATCACCATCGCAATCGACAAAAGCTTTACGGCCTCTGCGGCGAAAAAGGCGACCCATGACTACGGCGCGATCAGCCAACCGGGAGGGCCAACATACGGCATAGACTCCGCGATTGGTGGACGCTTGATGGTCGTCGGTGGCGGTCTTCCCGTGAGTGTCGACGGTGATGTTGTGGGTGGCATTGGCGTGTCATCTGGCACACCTGCACAGGACCGTGAGGTCGCTCAAGCGGGCATAGATCACTTTATCGCAACGCTTTAAGTCACACACACAAAACACAAAAAAGCGGGCGGTTTATTGCAAACCGCCCGCTTTTTCTATGTCTATAGCGCCGTGGCGCATAGGTTTTGGATCTTAGGACTTGTCGGTCTTTTTGGCAAAACAGCTTGTATACAGATCCCAACACCCAAGCCCTGACGCGACGAGAATGACCACAGTCAGGTCAAGACGCGGGACGTGGATCACAAGGATCGCCAAAAAGGCGAACAGCACCAAAAATGCAAAAACGGCTATCAGTTTGTTCATAGCTTTAGTTCCCTGTCTTCTATTGTTTCTAGATGTGAGGTGAGCCAACGTGCTGTGCGTAACAGACGGGCATCATCACCGCGTCTGCCAACCAGTTGCACACCCATCGGCATTCCATTTTCCGCAACAAAAAGCGGTATCGTCACGACAGGCACACCCGCCAACGTCCAAAGGCCGTTGAAAATCGGACTTCCTGTATCGTCGAGCCCTTCGGGCGCTGGACCCAAAGCCGCCGGACAAATGATCGCGTCCGCGCGGTTGAAGATCGCCTCAAGCCCCGCATTTAGCACATCGCGCCAATCGAGCGCAGAGATGTAATCGCGTGCCATCACATCTTTGCCGTGATCAATCGCAGCGCAAAGTTTTTCGGACAACTGATCCCTGCCTCGGGCTTCGAAATGGTAGTAGCATTTCGCCATCTCGGCAAAGTTGATCAGCTCGCGCGTTTGTGCGGCCTGACCTAACTCTGGCAAAGGTGCGTCAAAACATTTGTCATCCAAAATGGCGACAAGCTCTTCGATCGCGTCAATCATTTGCGGGTCCGCCTGATCCCAACCGGGGATACGACCTAACGCAAAATCAGGCAGAACCGGCGGCTTAGACGCTGCAACGTCGAGCATCCGTGGCATAGGCACCGCAGATGTCGCGGTGTCTAGCGGATCGTAGCCCGTCAACACATCGCTCAATAGAGCGCAATCCTCAATAGAGCGGGCAAAAACGCCGACCGTATCGAGATGTGGAGACTGGGACAAAATACCTGTGCGCGGGATCAAGCCAAAGCTGGGTTTGAAGCCGACGACACCGCAAAAGGATGCGGGCCGAATGACAGAGCCACCGGTTTGCGTCCCAACGGCAAAGGGCACCATACCCGCCGCGACAGCCGCAGCGGACCCTTGGGATGACCCACCCGGAGTATGATCGGGATTATGGGGATTGCGGGTCTTTCCGGCGTGCATGAATGCACCCTCGGTCGTGACGGTTTTCCCCAAGATGATCGCACCTGCCGCGCGCAGCCGTGCAACAATCCATGCATCCTCGGTAGGGACACGTCCCGCATCGATGGGCGTTCCGTTCTCGGTCGGAATGCCTTTCGTGTCGATGATATCTTTTAGACCAACAGGCAACCCATGCAGCGGGCCAAGGGGCCGCCCCGCTTTACGCCATTGATCCAAACGCTGGGCCTGTTGGAGTGCGTGATCTCCGTCAAGCCACGCCCAAGCGCCAATTTGTTCCTCGTGTTCGCCAATCCGCTCGAGGCACGCCTCAACCAGTTCGACCGCACTCAGTGCGCCGGATGCGAGGCGGTCGCGCAATGCGACCGCCCCCAATCCAAGTATCGCCTGACGATTAACGCTGTGGGCCATAGAAGGCATCCGGCAGCATAAAGACGATCTGTGGGAAGGTGTACATCAAGAACATCGCGATGACGACCATACCACAATACGGCAAAACCCCTTTGAAGATCTCGATCAACTTGACCTCAGGCGGCGCAATCCCTTTGAGATAGTACGCACTCATCGCCATAGGCGGCGTTAGGAAGCTGGTCTGAAGGTTCAGCGCAACAAGCACACCAAAGAACAACGGATCAATCCCGAACAACGGCAACAGCGGCAAGAAGATAGGTACGAAAATGATAATGATTTCGGACCATTCAAGCGGCCAACCCAGCAAGAAGATGATCAACTGAGCAAGCAGCAAGAACTGAATAGGTGTCAAATCGAGGTGCGTCACAAACTCTTCGATGACCTTTTCGCCACCAAGGTAGCTAAACACCGAGGAAAAGACGTAAGAGCCAACAAACAACCAACACACCATCGCGGTGGTCCGCACTGTCAGATAGACACTTTCACGCAGACGATCGAACGTCATCGCACGGTACGCAACCGCGAGAACCATACCGCCGAGTGCGCCAATAGATGCCGCTTCGGTTGGCGTTGCGAGACCAAACAGGATAGAGCCGAGAACCGACAAGATAAGAACCGCGAGCGGCAGGAAACTGGTGGCCAGCATCCAAAGCATCTTTCCGAATGGAACTTCGGGCAACTCTTCTTTGGTTGGTTTCGGCGCCAACTTCGGGTTTAGAACCGCGCGTACAACGATGTATGTGATGTAGAGGCCAACGAGAACCAGACCTGGCAACA encodes:
- a CDS encoding Gfo/Idh/MocA family protein, whose protein sequence is MKGALIGCGFFAQNQLHAWRDIDGVDIVALCDQNAERLGQSAGDFGIERTYADAADMFAAGGFDFVDIATTAPSHLPLVKMATDAGVHIICQKPFAQNLPDARAMVAAAHSANKTLMVHENFRWQSPIQAALKAVKSGAIGDPFFGRFSFRSGYDVFSGQPYLAEGARFIIEDLGIHILDIARAFLGDVSQMSATTQRVNPNIKGEDVATMLLTHHGATSVVDCSYATRRSPETFPQTLLEIDGTDGTLRLDAGYKLTISGAQTVVRDVSPPVLSWAQTPWHNIQESVLAIQQHFVDCVASGRTPQTSGADNLQTLALVEAAYLSAAEGRTVSPRAL
- a CDS encoding IclR family transcriptional regulator, whose translation is MKQKIGNVQSVQRAMTLLKLLAASDEGRRVSDLAKESELAVSTAHRLLTTLEDENFAYFDPERTLWHVGRAAYSVGSAYVQKYNFVTPALPYLRKLRDETRETANLGILDGEQIVTISQVESREIVRAISPTGGRVPAFCSGMGKAILATWCDGQIERFALQAGFHPMTPRSHRNLETLMTEIRHIREVGYAVDDEEHASGLRCVAGVVLSRAGDAVCAISVSALSSRLSGERINEVGVRIKGMAQSLTDTLSGAA
- a CDS encoding malate synthase G, whose translation is MSYVKRSEIDVSADLAALIENEILLGIDADHFWDGYVALLKDLVPENRALLAKRDELQSQIDAWYTSHKGQTFDVEAANSYLREIGYIQPAPAPFEINVENVDPEIATVAGPQLVVPVMNARFALNAANARWGSLYDALYGTDAIEGAPSGKGYDAARGAQVVAWARAHLDQVAPLANGSWADVQAVEAGETLSITLGDGATTLANADHYAGYRDNGDVMLRVNGLLIEIKINRDSAIGATDPAGISDIRLESALTAIQDCEDSVAAVDAEDKCVVYANWLGLMKGTLQESFNKGGKVMTRRLNDDVTYTAPDGAGVTHPGRALVLVRNVGHLMTNNAIMWNGEETPEGIMDAVITVACAMHDLTKTDGLRNSRAGSVYVVKPKMHGPEEVAFANTLYGRVEDMLGLPRNTVKLGIMDEERRTSANLAACINAVKTRCVFINTGFLDRTGDEIHTMMQAGPVIPRGEMAQSAWLGAYENGNVDTGLAAGFTGQAQIGKGMWARPDDMADMLQAKIGHPKAGANTAWVPSPTAATLHATHYHHVNVTDVQNDLRARPHASLDALLTPPVMIGRNVSDEEVTRELENACQSILGYVVRWVDQGIGCSKVPDIDDVALMEDRATLRISAQYLANWVEHGICTKDQVEAAFRRMAPKVDAQNAGDAAYSPMAPAFDGAAFNAARALVIEGIAQPSGYTEPLLYKARLSVKQAAK
- a CDS encoding GlcG/HbpS family heme-binding protein produces the protein MQLIKRLDLNDARLLLEGARAKADEINVPMCIAITDEGGNLIAFERMDGGKVTSITIAIDKSFTASAAKKATHDYGAISQPGGPTYGIDSAIGGRLMVVGGGLPVSVDGDVVGGIGVSSGTPAQDREVAQAGIDHFIATL
- a CDS encoding amidase; the protein is MAHSVNRQAILGLGAVALRDRLASGALSAVELVEACLERIGEHEEQIGAWAWLDGDHALQQAQRLDQWRKAGRPLGPLHGLPVGLKDIIDTKGIPTENGTPIDAGRVPTEDAWIVARLRAAGAIILGKTVTTEGAFMHAGKTRNPHNPDHTPGGSSQGSAAAVAAGMVPFAVGTQTGGSVIRPASFCGVVGFKPSFGLIPRTGILSQSPHLDTVGVFARSIEDCALLSDVLTGYDPLDTATSAVPMPRMLDVAASKPPVLPDFALGRIPGWDQADPQMIDAIEELVAILDDKCFDAPLPELGQAAQTRELINFAEMAKCYYHFEARGRDQLSEKLCAAIDHGKDVMARDYISALDWRDVLNAGLEAIFNRADAIICPAALGPAPEGLDDTGSPIFNGLWTLAGVPVVTIPLFVAENGMPMGVQLVGRRGDDARLLRTARWLTSHLETIEDRELKL
- a CDS encoding TRAP transporter large permease — translated: MTDPQIAISMLGIFIACVFLGFPIAYTLMAIGIGFGYYAYYDAARMWRSFDRLAEDTPWLESTQLWLEGFYNNRIFDLFINQTYSVISNEVLTAIPLFLFMGYIVERANIVDKLFSTLAVATRNVPGSLGVAALVTCALFATATGIVGAVVTLMGLLALPQMLKMRYDHSFAAGIICAGGTLGILIPPSIMLIVYAASSGVSIVRLYAAALLPGLVLVGLYITYIVVRAVLNPKLAPKPTKEELPEVPFGKMLWMLATSFLPLAVLILSVLGSILFGLATPTEAASIGALGGMVLAVAYRAMTFDRLRESVYLTVRTTAMVCWLFVGSYVFSSVFSYLGGEKVIEEFVTHLDLTPIQFLLLAQLIIFLLGWPLEWSEIIIIFVPIFLPLLPLFGIDPLFFGVLVALNLQTSFLTPPMAMSAYYLKGIAPPEVKLIEIFKGVLPYCGMVVIAMFLMYTFPQIVFMLPDAFYGPQR